A genomic region of Pseudoalteromonas piscicida contains the following coding sequences:
- a CDS encoding MFS transporter — protein sequence MKSFPSLYLTNLFLVGGTGLLTTYLALYLGQHGVSTFWIGLLTSFYYLGLLLGAKLGYHLIKSVGHIRAFAASTAAVTACVAIHGVSDNIYLWLGLRLVVGLGMMCNFMVLESWLNEQAAPEQRGRVFSFYMLTSYLGMVTGQFALSNFPELGYAPLFLIVVALSFGIIPISTTRRIHPKPLKPIQVSLFTYFKKVPQSLTAVCFAGVINGSFYGLAPTFASQSGFNAEEIAMYMSVTIFAGLLAQWPMGIISDRVRRSILLRSNAVFIGLISLCIFLLPLSPSYSLWLTFGFGLFAFTMYPLSSALANSRVDDEDRVGVSSALLVAFGGGACVGSAAIAQIMSHFGHQALYASLSALTVVMFLLLHFINARQKAEQPEPSDYVAATSDITSSPLAATMDPRIEEKTAHEQLLVVDEDAPRDNDDELDDNDQNSEPTEELDETTNKPQP from the coding sequence ATGAAATCTTTTCCATCGCTTTATTTAACAAATCTATTCTTAGTCGGTGGGACAGGCCTGCTGACTACTTACTTAGCGCTTTATTTAGGCCAGCACGGCGTCAGCACGTTTTGGATCGGCTTGCTTACCTCGTTTTATTACTTGGGTTTGTTGCTCGGTGCCAAATTAGGCTACCACCTGATCAAATCAGTTGGGCATATTCGCGCGTTTGCGGCAAGCACAGCTGCAGTGACGGCCTGCGTAGCAATACATGGGGTGAGTGACAATATCTATCTTTGGCTTGGACTACGACTTGTGGTGGGTCTTGGCATGATGTGTAACTTTATGGTGCTCGAAAGCTGGCTGAATGAACAAGCAGCACCAGAGCAGCGAGGGCGGGTATTTTCTTTTTACATGCTCACTTCCTACCTCGGTATGGTAACTGGGCAGTTTGCGCTTTCTAACTTCCCCGAGCTTGGCTATGCGCCGCTATTTTTAATTGTTGTTGCTTTATCCTTTGGAATTATCCCTATTTCAACGACGAGGCGGATCCACCCTAAGCCACTTAAACCTATTCAAGTCAGTCTGTTTACCTACTTCAAAAAAGTGCCTCAATCTCTTACGGCGGTCTGTTTTGCCGGAGTGATTAATGGCAGCTTTTATGGCCTTGCCCCGACTTTTGCCAGCCAATCAGGATTTAATGCCGAAGAAATTGCTATGTATATGTCGGTAACAATTTTTGCAGGTTTGCTTGCACAGTGGCCAATGGGCATTATCTCTGACCGAGTTCGCAGAAGTATCTTACTGCGCAGTAACGCTGTTTTTATTGGGTTGATTTCTCTTTGTATATTTTTACTGCCACTGAGCCCAAGCTACAGTCTTTGGCTGACTTTTGGCTTTGGGTTATTTGCATTTACCATGTACCCACTTTCTTCGGCACTAGCAAACTCCCGTGTTGATGATGAAGACCGTGTTGGTGTTTCTTCCGCATTGCTGGTGGCGTTTGGGGGAGGTGCCTGCGTTGGCTCGGCCGCTATTGCACAGATCATGTCCCATTTTGGTCATCAAGCCTTATACGCTTCGTTAAGCGCACTAACCGTTGTTATGTTTTTACTCCTCCACTTTATCAACGCCAGACAAAAAGCTGAGCAGCCAGAGCCTAGCGACTATGTGGCTGCGACTTCTGATATTACCAGCTCACCGCTCGCAGCCACCATGGACCCGCGTATCGAAGAAAAAACAGCACACGAACAGCTACTTGTCGTTGACGAAGATGCGCCTCGCGATAACGACGATGAACTCGACGACAATGATCAAAATAGTGAGCCAACCGAGGAGCTGGACGAAACGACTAACAAACCTCAGCCATAG
- a CDS encoding Ig-like domain-containing protein, with the protein MKPTSILRLAWTSGALILAGQANAYDCSNLTLWSEQQVYRQGDITESQNQAYEAKWYSQNDNPAGHSGPYDVWRSLGACATGSGQTPSVVLTSPNNGAVLGENDSAVFSADANDADGDLAYVEFLVNGQVIATDTSAPFQTTWSAVLGEYDISAIATDLQGLTGSSQSARITVKPGGGNLPPNVSIVAPANGQQFYQGDMVGISITAEDSNGTIAGVEISLNNQLVANLTTSPFEFQFQAEQVGVNQLNVKAIDNQGLVSEANLAIDVLTKVGGGCQGLRAYSAGQNYQTGELVAHNNHKYRCDIAGWCSSNAQWAYEPGTGQYWTDAWSDLGICAIAPTVTFESPSNNGTVLVNAPTTISVSAQDTDGSIATLSLYADNTLLATANQGTLSHSWTPTTLNPVSLNAIAVDNESNQSEQTITVNVTDKPIAVDLLAPTSGSQITLGNSTQLIAQASSFVGQITQVQFYADGVLLNTDATPPYEYSYAPASIGTKTLYATATNDNNEQVSSSGVTVQVIDKPIGKKHKLIGYWHNFVNPAGCPIPLDQMSTAWDIIDIAFAENDRNSNGTVHFTLFEKDIRSNCPPIDPVKFKSDMQALQAQGKVFVLSLGGAEGTITLNTDADEAAFVSSLTGIIQQWGFDGLDIDLESGSNLVHGSQIQARLPRALKQIEQNIGGNMVLTMAPEHPYVHGGMIAYSGIWGAYIPLINELRDTLDLLHVQLYNNGGLPNPYEPGSAPEGSVNMMVAHAKMLIEGFDLADGTRFAPLRDDQVAIGLPSGPQSANSGQAPIGNIINALDCLTKGTGCGTIQPNRAYPNFGGVMTWSINWDKYDGYNFSQPIGDKLTQMNRGN; encoded by the coding sequence ATGAAACCAACTTCTATATTACGATTGGCTTGGACGAGCGGTGCTCTCATCCTCGCAGGCCAAGCAAACGCCTACGACTGTAGTAATTTAACCCTGTGGTCTGAACAACAAGTATACAGACAAGGGGATATTACAGAGTCCCAAAACCAAGCATATGAAGCTAAGTGGTACAGTCAAAACGACAATCCAGCAGGCCACTCCGGTCCTTATGATGTCTGGCGGTCACTTGGAGCTTGTGCAACGGGGTCAGGTCAAACGCCGAGTGTCGTACTCACCAGCCCAAATAATGGTGCTGTGCTGGGCGAAAATGACAGCGCTGTTTTTTCCGCTGATGCCAATGATGCCGATGGTGACCTAGCTTATGTCGAATTCTTAGTAAATGGCCAAGTTATCGCAACGGATACTAGCGCGCCATTTCAAACCACTTGGAGCGCAGTACTTGGCGAATACGATATCAGTGCAATTGCCACCGATTTACAAGGGCTAACCGGAAGTTCGCAATCAGCACGGATCACAGTAAAACCGGGCGGGGGAAATTTACCACCGAACGTATCCATTGTAGCACCAGCCAACGGCCAGCAATTCTATCAAGGCGATATGGTAGGGATCAGCATCACCGCTGAAGATAGCAACGGTACTATTGCGGGAGTAGAAATTAGCCTGAACAACCAGCTTGTCGCGAACCTAACAACCTCTCCTTTTGAGTTCCAATTCCAAGCGGAACAAGTTGGCGTAAACCAACTAAATGTAAAAGCGATAGACAATCAAGGCTTGGTGAGTGAGGCAAACCTTGCCATCGACGTGTTAACAAAAGTGGGAGGTGGCTGCCAAGGCCTTAGAGCATACAGCGCTGGACAAAATTACCAGACTGGTGAACTCGTCGCGCATAATAATCATAAATATCGCTGTGACATCGCAGGTTGGTGTAGCTCAAACGCGCAGTGGGCATACGAGCCAGGTACAGGCCAGTATTGGACCGATGCTTGGAGCGACTTAGGGATCTGCGCAATCGCGCCAACCGTAACGTTCGAAAGCCCGTCCAATAATGGTACTGTTTTGGTCAATGCGCCCACCACTATCTCTGTCAGTGCTCAAGATACTGACGGCAGTATTGCTACACTGTCACTCTATGCTGACAACACACTCCTCGCCACAGCCAATCAAGGAACACTTAGCCACAGCTGGACACCGACAACCCTCAATCCGGTAAGCTTAAACGCCATTGCCGTCGATAATGAAAGTAATCAAAGCGAGCAAACAATCACAGTGAATGTGACTGATAAACCGATTGCCGTTGATTTACTCGCCCCCACTAGCGGCAGCCAAATTACCTTGGGTAATTCCACTCAATTGATTGCACAAGCATCCTCTTTTGTTGGACAAATCACACAAGTACAATTTTATGCTGATGGCGTATTACTCAATACAGACGCAACGCCACCCTACGAATATAGTTATGCACCGGCCTCAATCGGCACAAAAACACTTTATGCCACGGCCACCAACGACAATAATGAACAGGTGTCCAGTAGCGGCGTGACAGTTCAAGTCATCGACAAACCCATCGGTAAAAAGCACAAACTGATTGGCTATTGGCATAACTTTGTCAATCCAGCTGGTTGCCCTATTCCACTTGATCAGATGTCTACTGCTTGGGACATCATCGATATTGCCTTTGCTGAAAATGATAGAAACTCGAATGGCACAGTGCACTTCACACTATTTGAAAAAGACATTCGCTCTAACTGCCCGCCTATCGACCCAGTAAAATTCAAATCCGACATGCAGGCACTACAAGCGCAAGGTAAAGTTTTTGTGCTAAGCCTTGGTGGTGCAGAAGGCACAATTACCCTCAATACGGATGCCGATGAAGCGGCATTTGTCAGCAGCCTCACCGGTATTATTCAACAATGGGGATTTGACGGGCTCGATATAGATTTAGAGAGTGGCTCGAACCTTGTGCATGGCTCTCAGATCCAAGCTCGGCTGCCAAGAGCATTAAAACAAATAGAACAAAATATTGGTGGCAATATGGTACTTACCATGGCCCCTGAGCATCCCTACGTACATGGTGGCATGATTGCCTATTCAGGTATTTGGGGCGCTTATATTCCACTTATAAATGAGCTACGCGACACATTAGATTTACTGCACGTACAGCTATACAACAATGGCGGCCTACCTAACCCATACGAACCAGGAAGTGCTCCTGAGGGCTCAGTGAACATGATGGTTGCTCATGCAAAAATGCTGATTGAAGGATTTGATCTTGCTGATGGCACCCGCTTTGCGCCACTTAGGGATGACCAAGTAGCCATTGGTCTACCTTCTGGCCCACAGTCGGCAAATTCAGGCCAAGCGCCCATCGGCAATATCATCAATGCCTTAGATTGTTTAACCAAAGGTACAGGATGTGGCACTATTCAACCCAACAGGGCTTATCCGAACTTTGGTGGCGTGATGACATGGTCGATTAACTGGGATAAGTACGATGGTTATAACTTCTCTCAACCCATTGGCGATAAATTAACGCAGATGAATCGAGGAAATTAA
- a CDS encoding alpha/beta hydrolase, translating into MKRYLFSFLGLIASVAVGWKFTQYQSHYTSDYVDVVLSSQVLNEDRKVFIRLPKEYDKAHSYPLIIRTDGNFNLARWDEVLSSLAEQGRVEDAILVSIPNQFWTETRNRDLVPPYARQDVAIEARPESDNDPAIFGRADRFLQFVESELLPYLEANYSINDNRVLSGFSAGGSFVLYTMVTKPALFDGYFAFSPAAWYDDSVVVKEFAKSLANVQGKPKYIYLSIGGAENDIITGAFHGLLDALEQHAPVNVRWGHSISEGAGHSQNPVVSVPLALSEYHHFRKNQLM; encoded by the coding sequence ATGAAGCGATATCTATTTTCTTTCTTAGGTTTAATCGCCAGCGTAGCTGTTGGTTGGAAGTTTACCCAGTATCAGTCTCATTACACTTCAGATTATGTTGATGTAGTGTTGTCTTCACAAGTGCTTAATGAAGATCGAAAGGTCTTTATTCGCCTCCCAAAAGAATATGACAAGGCACATAGTTATCCACTCATTATTCGCACCGACGGCAACTTTAATCTCGCGCGGTGGGATGAGGTACTAAGCAGCCTTGCTGAACAAGGTAGGGTAGAAGATGCAATTTTAGTGTCTATTCCCAATCAATTTTGGACTGAGACCCGCAACCGCGACTTAGTGCCGCCTTATGCTCGACAAGATGTTGCGATTGAGGCCCGTCCAGAGAGTGACAATGATCCTGCCATTTTTGGTCGTGCAGATCGTTTTTTGCAATTTGTTGAAAGCGAGCTGTTACCCTATTTAGAAGCTAACTACTCAATTAACGACAACCGTGTATTAAGCGGGTTCTCTGCTGGTGGAAGTTTTGTACTTTATACCATGGTGACTAAACCAGCGCTTTTTGATGGCTATTTTGCTTTTAGTCCTGCTGCGTGGTACGACGACTCGGTTGTCGTAAAAGAATTCGCAAAAAGCCTAGCCAATGTTCAAGGCAAACCTAAGTATATTTACCTCTCCATCGGCGGTGCTGAGAATGACATCATTACGGGGGCATTTCACGGTTTATTAGATGCACTTGAACAACATGCGCCTGTCAATGTGCGTTGGGGACACAGCATTAGCGAGGGCGCGGGGCATTCACAAAACCCAGTGGTTTCTGTGCCACTTGCGTTGAGTGAATATCATCACTTTAGAAAAAATCAGTTAATGTAA
- a CDS encoding alpha/beta hydrolase-fold protein: MQTRLVTHIVIVAIFTLLSVGSAVANNSADPNSTLQLSSAYFSQKRTVHIVLPPSYEQGKTSYPVLYLTDGQSNLEHTASAARFLAQQHKIPELIIVAIETNEHRTRDLTPSYHKGSLAVLGHFAGPTRQQNPGGAKMLLQFIDKELIPYVDKHYRTSGYRALAGHSFGGLFATYALLEKPDLFNGVMLASPSLWWDKERLLNDLLAKALINKCIYISMADESAIITQPFQRLNDAWRKPNGIDFKAQHFSGETHMSVVYPSYYHGLQHLFNHYQPSLKVAAAGVTQLENHVAIAKSLYGLKTYPYSALTSLGYAALFERNFTAAINLFSFVSQHNSESLNALQQLAMAYQQKGDKPSLLKTYQAMLKLEGLSESEQKHLLSEIKALQHLH, encoded by the coding sequence ATGCAAACTAGGTTAGTTACTCACATTGTTATCGTGGCTATTTTTACATTGCTGTCAGTTGGTAGCGCAGTTGCTAATAACTCAGCAGATCCGAACTCGACACTGCAGCTTTCGTCCGCTTATTTTTCGCAAAAAAGAACGGTTCATATCGTCCTGCCACCAAGCTATGAGCAAGGTAAAACAAGCTATCCAGTGTTATATCTGACTGATGGCCAGAGCAATCTTGAACATACCGCTTCGGCGGCTCGCTTCTTGGCACAACAACATAAAATACCTGAACTTATCATTGTTGCCATCGAAACCAACGAACACCGCACTCGAGATCTGACCCCGTCTTATCACAAAGGCAGCCTTGCGGTACTGGGACATTTTGCAGGTCCAACACGACAGCAAAATCCGGGCGGTGCAAAAATGCTACTGCAATTTATCGACAAAGAACTCATCCCATACGTAGACAAGCATTATCGCACATCAGGCTATCGCGCGTTAGCAGGACACTCATTCGGTGGGCTGTTTGCAACCTATGCGCTACTTGAAAAACCCGATTTATTTAATGGTGTGATGTTGGCAAGTCCAAGCCTTTGGTGGGATAAAGAGCGATTATTAAATGACTTACTGGCAAAAGCGTTAATCAACAAGTGTATCTACATCAGCATGGCAGACGAAAGCGCAATCATAACGCAGCCATTTCAACGTCTTAATGATGCTTGGCGAAAGCCAAATGGCATTGACTTCAAAGCGCAGCACTTTAGCGGCGAAACCCATATGAGTGTCGTCTACCCAAGCTATTATCATGGTCTGCAGCACCTCTTTAACCATTATCAGCCATCCTTGAAGGTAGCTGCTGCCGGTGTTACTCAGCTGGAAAATCATGTCGCCATCGCTAAGTCACTATATGGACTCAAGACTTACCCCTATAGTGCGCTGACTTCGCTCGGGTATGCCGCCCTATTCGAACGTAACTTCACTGCGGCCATCAACCTGTTTAGCTTTGTGAGCCAGCACAACTCAGAGTCTCTCAATGCACTGCAGCAATTGGCGATGGCTTATCAGCAAAAAGGAGATAAGCCATCACTATTAAAGACCTACCAAGCCATGCTTAAGCTTGAAGGGCTAAGTGAAAGCGAACAAAAACATTTGCTCTCTGAAATCAAAGCATTGCAACACTTACATTAA
- a CDS encoding DUF2306 domain-containing protein, giving the protein MSSLNLTKTTGLFFSPFSVLNGAVKSWICIALLGQWMFAVYILGLYAIPLIVGLTEQSAAVSPASGHTKDAKVFFSHVLPAVILATSGLLQLIPAVRKRFPRFHRYNGRVFFILGISGALTGLYLTWVTGLRLSDVGAIGITLNGMLIPIAIFFAWRTAIQKNIAAHQRYAVHSFFLVNGVWTFRLYLFGWYMVNQASMAIPQP; this is encoded by the coding sequence TTGTCTTCCCTCAATCTAACCAAAACAACTGGGCTTTTCTTTAGTCCCTTTAGCGTATTGAATGGTGCCGTAAAGAGCTGGATATGTATCGCACTGCTCGGGCAATGGATGTTTGCTGTTTATATCTTAGGCCTATATGCCATCCCGCTTATCGTGGGACTCACAGAGCAAAGTGCAGCGGTTTCACCGGCGAGTGGACACACAAAAGATGCCAAGGTGTTTTTTAGCCATGTTTTACCCGCTGTGATTTTGGCCACCAGCGGTTTATTACAGCTTATTCCTGCGGTGCGAAAACGCTTTCCACGCTTTCACCGCTACAACGGACGCGTATTTTTTATTCTCGGTATTTCGGGCGCACTCACAGGATTATATCTCACTTGGGTAACCGGTCTTAGGCTAAGCGATGTTGGTGCCATTGGGATAACACTCAACGGTATGTTAATTCCCATTGCGATATTTTTTGCTTGGCGCACTGCCATACAAAAAAATATCGCCGCACATCAACGTTATGCCGTACATAGTTTTTTCTTGGTTAATGGGGTGTGGACGTTTCGTCTTTATTTGTTTGGTTGGTACATGGTCAACCAAGCTTCAATGGCAATACCGCAACCTTAG
- a CDS encoding VOC family protein: MATSSIPSGYHSLTPYLIVAGAAKAIEFYRAAFGASVKLQLPMPDGGIAHAELLIGNSYVMLSDMCPDMHFKDPNELGGTPVSLMLYVDDVDTVFAGAIELGAQQVTPVCDQFYGDRAGTLRDPFGHVWTIGTHKEDLTETELLARMADFMDKQQDA, translated from the coding sequence ATGGCGACTTCTTCAATTCCTTCCGGTTATCATTCACTCACGCCTTACCTCATTGTGGCTGGTGCAGCAAAAGCCATCGAGTTTTACCGAGCTGCTTTTGGCGCTAGCGTAAAACTTCAGTTACCTATGCCAGATGGCGGAATAGCACATGCGGAGCTGCTGATTGGTAACTCTTATGTGATGCTTTCAGATATGTGCCCTGATATGCACTTTAAAGATCCCAATGAGCTTGGTGGTACGCCCGTTAGCTTGATGTTGTATGTTGACGATGTGGACACTGTGTTTGCGGGGGCAATTGAATTGGGGGCACAGCAAGTTACGCCCGTTTGTGATCAGTTTTATGGTGATAGGGCTGGAACGCTACGAGACCCATTTGGTCATGTCTGGACGATTGGCACGCATAAAGAAGATCTCACAGAAACCGAGTTGCTCGCGCGTATGGCTGATTTTATGGATAAGCAACAAGATGCCTAG
- a CDS encoding CDP-glycerol--glycerophosphate glycerophosphotransferase — protein sequence MPKHYLFYIEQPYSFAILRPLQNAIRANGDVVKWFLKGKDVNSSSLAPDEAELLSVEDVKAFNPRAVFVPGNVVPDFFPGAKVQVFHGLEYKKKGHFGIRGFFDLYCTHGPITTAPFNQLAQKHGYFSVIETGWPKLDPYFDYTKQENEKPVILYAPTFSPNLTSLEALHAQIKQLAESGKYKVQLKFHPKTKQQWQQMYMELETISDFEIAGNDNLIPLIQQADVVISDTSSAVDESLLIGKPVITFNNHQPQDALINITDAGKLSEAVEQALNLSEAQSERIEQYIQQVHPYRDGKSAERILAATETVIAAGLKRKPLNLLRRYKIRKALNYMKIR from the coding sequence ATGCCTAAACATTATCTTTTCTACATTGAGCAGCCATATAGCTTTGCCATTCTGAGACCCCTCCAAAACGCTATCCGCGCTAACGGTGACGTGGTGAAATGGTTTTTAAAAGGTAAAGATGTAAACTCAAGTTCACTTGCACCAGACGAAGCGGAGTTACTGAGCGTAGAGGACGTAAAAGCGTTTAATCCCAGAGCAGTATTTGTACCTGGAAACGTTGTTCCTGACTTTTTCCCAGGTGCCAAAGTGCAAGTATTCCACGGATTAGAATATAAAAAGAAAGGTCACTTTGGGATCCGCGGTTTCTTCGATTTGTATTGTACTCACGGCCCAATTACCACCGCGCCATTTAACCAACTCGCACAAAAACATGGTTATTTCTCGGTAATTGAAACTGGCTGGCCAAAACTCGACCCTTATTTTGATTACACCAAGCAAGAGAATGAAAAGCCAGTCATACTGTATGCTCCTACTTTTTCACCCAATCTCACATCGCTTGAAGCATTACATGCACAAATCAAACAGCTCGCAGAGTCAGGAAAATACAAAGTCCAACTTAAGTTTCATCCTAAGACGAAACAGCAGTGGCAACAGATGTACATGGAACTTGAAACTATCAGCGATTTTGAAATCGCTGGGAATGACAATCTCATTCCACTTATTCAGCAAGCAGATGTGGTGATTTCTGATACCTCTAGCGCCGTTGATGAGTCGCTACTAATTGGTAAACCGGTTATCACATTTAATAATCACCAGCCTCAAGATGCCTTAATCAATATTACCGACGCAGGCAAATTATCTGAAGCGGTTGAACAAGCACTTAATCTGTCTGAGGCACAAAGTGAACGTATTGAGCAATATATTCAGCAAGTGCACCCTTACCGCGATGGTAAAAGCGCCGAGCGCATACTCGCAGCAACAGAGACCGTAATTGCTGCTGGATTAAAGCGTAAACCACTTAATTTATTGAGGCGCTATAAAATACGCAAAGCACTGAATTACATGAAGATAAGGTGA
- a CDS encoding helix-turn-helix domain-containing protein: MSINIPSITMTIENYYLLLLSLCCTLVVAQLFVKEKKAAHLLFALVCGSIALATTKKLTQDSLNGYQYLIGMGACVTCNGFWLLARALFREKQAILKRHVVFAIAIAALVIWRQGYLFIDSQLHMNARGFVEWLNIAAYELTLLLSSSVLMLAFWEGCRGFSQSQGQEKAQRVLFISAYFICVAGTKLIENRFADNREVQEWAVTSAAILIILTAQVLLYWRFSSQHTITSVRCVESNEPTQTEDDIALQQQVEHFLIKQKGFLKEGLKVADLAQQFNEPEYKISRVIRQNLQARNFSQLVNELRVEHAKVLLQDPAKQHWPVLVVGLESGFASVGPFTRAFKITTGTTPNQFRKQNSQTQVLREAQE; encoded by the coding sequence GTGTCGATCAATATTCCTTCAATCACCATGACTATTGAAAACTATTACCTACTTTTACTTAGCCTATGTTGCACTTTGGTTGTTGCTCAGCTTTTTGTAAAAGAGAAAAAAGCAGCACATTTACTCTTTGCTTTAGTGTGCGGCTCGATAGCATTGGCCACGACCAAAAAGCTGACTCAAGATTCCTTAAATGGATATCAGTATTTAATTGGCATGGGCGCTTGCGTGACCTGTAATGGGTTTTGGTTGCTTGCTAGGGCACTATTTAGAGAAAAACAGGCCATTTTAAAAAGGCATGTTGTGTTTGCAATTGCTATTGCTGCCTTGGTCATATGGCGACAAGGTTATTTGTTTATCGATAGTCAATTACACATGAACGCTCGCGGATTTGTTGAGTGGCTTAACATTGCGGCGTATGAGCTTACCTTGTTGTTGTCATCTAGTGTGCTCATGCTGGCATTTTGGGAAGGGTGCCGAGGATTCTCACAGTCTCAAGGGCAAGAAAAAGCACAAAGGGTGCTATTTATATCCGCTTATTTTATTTGCGTCGCAGGCACTAAACTAATCGAAAATCGCTTTGCCGACAATCGTGAGGTTCAAGAATGGGCAGTGACAAGCGCAGCCATCCTCATTATATTGACGGCGCAAGTGTTACTGTATTGGCGATTTTCATCTCAACATACAATTACATCCGTTAGGTGCGTTGAATCAAATGAGCCAACACAAACCGAGGATGATATTGCGCTCCAGCAACAGGTGGAACACTTTCTTATCAAGCAAAAAGGCTTTCTCAAAGAAGGGTTAAAAGTCGCTGACTTGGCTCAGCAATTTAATGAACCTGAATACAAAATAAGCCGAGTGATACGACAAAACCTGCAAGCGCGAAATTTCAGCCAATTGGTCAATGAGTTGAGGGTTGAGCATGCCAAAGTGCTGTTACAAGACCCCGCTAAACAGCATTGGCCAGTACTTGTCGTTGGCCTGGAAAGTGGTTTCGCATCGGTTGGACCATTTACTAGAGCATTTAAAATCACTACGGGAACCACGCCAAACCAATTTAGAAAGCAAAATAGCCAAACGCAAGTGCTACGTGAAGCACAAGAGTAA